The genome window CACCAGGACAAGCGCTTCTGCAAGTTGTGTTTGATGAAGTGTAGAAGGGTGACAAGGCaatgagtggtggaggaagacttcatgtttccaaactgaTAAGGGTTTATTGAATCAGCAGTGTCAGCATATGCCCAGTCTTGCATAAGATTTTCACAGCTCAGACAGGGCTCTGGAATAGTGCCATCAGGGCGTAAATTATTGGGTGACTCAAGGTTACCGGATTAGGGTAGTGCAGTGACGTGTCTTTAAGTTGTGGGGCGCTGAGATTGTTTGAGTGAAGCGTTGATtatggcagctgtgtgtgtgtgtgtgtgtgtgtgtgtgtgtgtgtgtgtgtgtgtgtgtgtgtgtgtgtgtgtgtgtgtgtgtgtgtttgtgtgtgtgtgtgtgtgtgtatgtgtgtgtgtgtgtgtgtgtgtgtgtgtgtgtgtgtgtgtgtgtgtgtgtgtgtgtgtgtgtgtgtgtgtgtgtgtgtgttgtctgcctCTGTATTGACTGTTTGTTATTAGGTGAAAGTTTAACACTCATCTTGACTCCGTTTTTCCTCAACCTCTACATTTACCGCGCTCACCACCCCGTTCATTAACAACTCaaacaaacagccatggtgacatcccacacccctgaccAAGACCCACCCTCAACTGGAataactcatccctctctctttctactcgcacGGTGCCTTAATCTCTTGATAAAAAACTTGATGAAAACGCCttagcagttttcctcccacacaatatattcacaGTACTTTCTGCGGACCATCTCTggcatacgctttctccagatccataaacgctacatacaggtccttctgttcctctaagtatttcttgcaataattcttcaaaacagacacctaacccacacatcccttaccacttctgtaaccacatttTTTTACCCTATCTGAAATTCTGTAcgtgcctccaccctctcaatcacgctcttccGTACATCTTACCAGGtggtacactcaataaacttatgtctctgtaatttggacattcACTTTTGTACCCATTGTATGTGTATAGTGGTACTATACTtgtattctaccaatcctcaggtatttcaccatAATCCAAATATACATTGAAAATTCTAActtaccattcaacaacacagtcactcactcTCTTCGGAACTTGAAGTGTAAGACCGTGCACTCGGGCCGTCTTTCCTTGTAACATCTTATACAACGTTTCACCATTACACCTCTTTTTACTCAAACTCCATTTGATGATTTCTCCCGCTGTGCAAAATATCTTTGTGTAAAATATCCCTCATAAGTCACTCAGTCATCGAACACATTTAACAGCCTTTCTAAAGACTCactcctcttctcctcattctaaAATATAGAATGACTTTGAtgtccatatatgtacatactgaCTCTACAAATATTTGTTTCTGTGTATTGAATACTAGGTGGCTTTAGTTCATCTCCGAGATGAGTTACTCTTCTGTGCACGTATGAGTACTGACCCATTCTTTGCTGAGGATATGTGCCCCTTAGCTCAACTCTGCAACTTGACTTATACATTACCctattgttcacacacacacacacacacacacacacacacacacatatatatatatatatatatatatatatatatatatatatgtatatataaatatatatatatatatatatatatatatatatatatatatatatatatatatatatatatatatatatatatatatatatatatatatatatatatatatatatatatatataaaggagagactgagtacagaatggaaaaaggtgagaacaatggaagtaaggggagtgggggaggaatgggatgtatttagggaatcagtgatggattgcgcaaaagatgcttgtggcatgagaagagtgggaggtgggttgattagaaaaggtagtgagtggtgggatgaagaagtaagattattagtgaaggagaagagagaggcatttggacgatttttgcagggaaatattgcaaatgagtgggagatgtataaaagaaaggcaggaggttaagagaaaggtgcaagaggtgaaaaaaagggcaaatgagatctggggtgagagtattattagattttaagggagaataaaaatatgttttggaaggaggtaaataaagtgcgtaagacaagtgaacaaatgggaacttcagtgaagagggctaatggggaggtgataacaagtattggtgatgtgagaaggaaatggagtgagtattttgaaggtttgttgaatgtgtttgatagagtggcagatatagggtgttttggtcgaggtggtgcgcaaagtgagagggttagggaaaatgatttggtaaacagagaagaggtagtaaaagctttgcgaaagatgaaagccggcaaggcagtgggtttggatagtattgcagtggaatttatcaaaaaaggggataactattgttgactggttgggaaggttctttaatgtatgtatgattcatggtgaggtgcctgaggattggcggaatgcgtgcatagtgccattgtacaacggcaaaggggacaaaggtgagtgctcaaattacagaggtataagtttgttgagtattcctggtaaattatatgggagggtattgattgagagggtgaaggcatgtacagagcatcagattggggaagagcagtgtggtttcagaagtggtagaggatgtgtggatcaggtgtttactttgaagaatgtatgtgagaaatacttagaaaagcaaatggatttgtatgtagcatttatggatctgaagaaggcatatgatagagttgatagagatgctctgtggaaggtattaagaatatatggtgtgggaggcaagttgttagaagcagtgaaaagtttttatcgaggatgtaaggcatgtgtacgtgtaggaagagaggaaagtgattggttctcagtgaatgtaggtttgcggcaggggtgtgtgatgtctccatggttgtttaatttgtttatggatggggttgttagggaggtgaatgcaagagttttggaaagaggggcaagtatgaagtctgttggggatgagagagcttgggaagtgagtcagttgttgttcgctgatgatacagcgctggtggctgattcatgtgagaaactgcagaagctggtgactaagtttggtaaagtgtgtgaaagaagaaagttaagagtaaatgtgaataagagcaaggttattaggtacagtagggttgagggtcaagtcaattgggaggtgagtctgaacggagaaaaactggaggaagtgaagtgttttagatatctgggagtggatctggcagcggatggaaccatggaagcggaagtggatcatagggtgggggagggggcgaaaattctgggagccttgaagaatgtgtggaagtcgagaacattatctcggaaagcaaaaatgggtatgtttgaaggaatagtggttccaacaatgttgtatggttgcgaggcgtgggctatggatagagttgtgcgcaggaggatggatgtgctggaaatgagatgtttgaggacaatgtgtggtgtgaggtggtttgatcgagtaagtaacgtaagggtaagagagatgtgtggaaataaaaagagcgtggttgagagagcagaagagggtgttttgaaatggtttgggcacatggagagaatgagtgaggaaagattgaccaagaggatatatgtgtcggaggtggagggaacgaggagaagtgggagaccaaattagaggtggaaagatggagtgaaaaagattttgagtgatcggggcctgaacatgcaggagggtgagaggcgggcaaggaatacagtgaattggatcgatgtggtataccggggtcgacgtgctgtcagtggattgaatcagggcatgtgaagcgtctggggtaaaccatggaaagttctgtggggccaggatgtggaaagggagctgtggtttcgggcattattgcatgacagctagagactgagtgtgaacgaatggggcctttgttgtcttttcctagcgctacctcgcacacatgaggggggagggggatgttattccatgtgtggcgaggtggcgatggaaatgaatgaaggcagacagtgtgaattgtgtgcatgtgtatatatgtatgtatctgtgtgtgtatatgtatgtgtacattgagatgtatacattcatatacgcgagtgtgtatgtatgtatgtatgtatgcatatgtatgtgtgtgtgtgtgtgtgtgtgtgtgtgtgtgtgtgtgtgcaaaaaagaTGGCGCCTTGTCTTCCTAATGGACGAGTCTGGACCTTCAAGAGAGAAAGTCAGTAATCGTGTTAACCTTGTGCATCACTGATGTAGCAGGTTCTGCCACCACTTACTTACCCGTGCTCCtaaccccacatacacacacatgctagtatatatatatatatatatatatatatatatatatatatatatatatatatatatatatatatatatatatattttttatgctttgtcgctgtctcccgcgtttgcgaggtagcgcaaggaaacagacgaaagaaatggcccaacccaccccaatacacatgtatatacatacgtccacacacgcaaatatacatacctacacagctttccatggtttaccccagacgcttcacatgccttgattcaatccactgacaccacgtcaaacccggtataccacatcgctccaattcactctattccttgccctcctttcaccctcctgcatgctcaggccccgatcacacaaaatctttttcactccatctttccacctccagtttggtctccctcttctcctcgttcccttcacctccgacacatatattctcttggtcaatctttcctcactcattctctccatgtgcccgaaccatttcaaaacaccctcttctgctctctcacccacgctctttatttccacacatctctcttacccttacgttacttactcgatcaaaccacctcacaccacacattgtcctcaaacatctcatttccagcacatccatcctcctgcgcacaactctatccatagcccacgcctcgcaaccatacaacattgttggaaccactattccttctaacatacccatttttgctttccgagataatgttctcgacttccacacattcttcaaggctcccagaattttcgccccctcccccaccctatgatccacttccgcttccatggttccatccgctgccagatccactcccagatatctaaaacacttcacttcctccagtttttctccattcaaactcacctcccaattgacttgaccctcaaccctactgtgcctaataaccttgctcttattcacatttactcttaactttcttctttcacacactttaccaaactcagtcaccagcttctgcagtttctcacatgaatcagccaccagcgctgtatcatcagcgaacaacaactgactcacttcccaagctctctcatccccaacagacttcatacttgcccctctttccaaaactcttgcattcacctccctaacaaccccatccataaacaaattaaacaaccatggagacatcacacacccctgccgcaaacctacattcactgagaaccaatcactttcctctcttcctacacgtacacatgccttacatcctcgataaaaacttttcactgcttctaacaacttgcctcccacaccatatattcttaataccttccacagagcatctctatcaactctatcatatgccttctccagatccataaatgctacatacaaatccatttgcttttctaagtatttctcacatacattcttcaaagcaaacacctgatccacacatcctctaccacttctgaaaccacactgctcttccccaatctgatgctctgtacatgccttcaccctctcaatcaatatcctcccatataatttaccaggaatactcaacaaacttatacctctgtaatttgagcactcactcttatcccctttgcctttgtacaatggcactatgcacgcattccgccaatcctcaggcacctcaccatgagtcatacatacattaaataacgttaccaaccagtcaacaatacagtcacccccttttttaataaattccactgcaataccatccaaacctgctgccttgccggcttttatcttccgcaaagcttttactacctcttctctgtttaccaaatcattttccctaaccctctcactttgcacaccacctcgaccaatatatatatatatatatatatatatatatatatatatatatatatatatatatatatatatatatatatatatatatatatatatatatatatatatatatatatatatatatatatatacatacatatatatatatatatatatatatatatatatatatatatatatatatatatatatatatatatatatatatatatatatatatatatatctttttttctttctttcaaactattcgtcatttcccgcgttagcaaggtagcgttaagaacagaggactgggcctctgagggaatatcctcacctggccctctttcactgttccttcttttggaaaattaaaaaaaagaacaagaggggaggatatatatatatatatatatatatatatatatatatatatatatatatatatatatatatatatatatatatatatatatatatctattctttcatactattcgccatttcccgcattagcgaggtagcgttaagaacagaggactgggcctttaaggaaatatcctcacctggcccccttctctgttccttcttttggaaaattaaaaaaatgagaggggaggatttccagacccccgctcccttcccttttagtcgccttctacgacacgcagggaatacgtgggaagtattctttctcccctatccccagggataatatatatatatatatatatatatatatatatatatatatatatatatatatatatatatatatatatatatatatatatatatatatatatatatattcctatgagtccactcggaaatgaaacacgataagttcccaagtgcacttttgtgtaataatcacatcatcaggggaaacacaagcgAGAATATAAGTCagtatatatacatcgaagagacgaagctaggactcgtttctatgcactttgttcatattcatatacctccgcgttgtacagttaggttcgtatGCTATCTGCTgggtatgtgcgcctgttgggaaatgaccggtatactccccgttgctcaccaacgtgagacgaagggtattcgagtacatagcattcgaatagttatttcctattagccaggcccatagcctagcggtagcattccctgctgatgcacaggggtcacgggttcgatcctggctgttagaggtttgtgtgttctatgatatatatatatatatatattttttttttttttttttttttttatactatacgccatttcccgcctcagcgaggtagcattaagaacagaggactgggcctctgagggaatatcctcacctggcccccttctctgttccttcctttggaaaaaaaaaaaaagagaggggaagatttccagccccccgctcccttcccttttagttgccttctacgacacgcagggaatatatatatatatatatatatatatatatatatatatatatatatatatatatatttatatatatatatatgaggtctcGTTACCAGAACGACCCATGAATGCctaatggtcagcaacgctgaccatTACATCACGGAGGACTACCTTCGTTATTGATAACTATCACAACTTATTAACTCAATCAATATCTAGTGTCCAGACTCTGTGCGCCTGACCCAAAGTGCCAAGTCCTACATTCGTAGTACCTCTTGCGTACTCTTGTGATAACTCATTGTATGCTCCATAATACCGCGTCCTTACAATTCTATCCCTGGTCTCTACACCATAGTCTCCCACCAATggtcttcatttctttctcctaATTCCATGCCCCTAGTGCCTTGCACCTGTTCAGTGCTCTAGCTTGTCCCTAGTCCTTTGCATCTTGACTTGTAGTTGCTTGTTGCCGAGGCAGGAGTAGAAGGCCCGGCCTGGCAACAGACCCGTCCTGCCTGAGGGTGAAGATGCAATGGCGTGGTCCGGGTCAGGGGGATCGTCCCTTTCTTCTGGGACAACAACGTAAGTCCTTGGtaaacctctccctctcacccacgcGGAGCCTACATTACTCTTCctacctcactctctccctcacactcatgGATCATACCTAACTCTACCTTTCACACATATACGGATACTACCTcacccttcctctcacacacagtcGGATTGTACTTCActcttctactcatacacatgagtATCCTaccacactcgcacacatgcggatCTTACCACACTTTCCCATTTCTCGCACATGCGGATCCTACCTCACTCACACGGCATGTGGATTCTACCTTACTCTCCCGTCATCACTCATGCGGATCCCATCCCATACTTTCATACGTGTGGATCCTTCCTTACCTTTTCTCTCTTGGAATCCCTACCTTGTTACATGAAATCCCTACTTATCACATCCCTGTCACTTGGAATCCTTACCTAATTCCCTTTATGTCACCCGCGTCCCCTTTTCTACGCTCCTGTCAGCCCTTGTAACGGAAATATACCAGCGTTGTATTTTCTTACTGTTGCACGCTTTTCTTGGAAGTCCATAAGGCCACCAGTCACCTGCACATCGAACATCCCAATACATCTTTCTTAGCGCCGTTACCACAATCTACATTTGTCAATGTTCCTTGAACTTACGgtcttttctttttagttttcttaTAACCAGGGTTAAAGGGTCATCGCATCTTGAGACGTTTTAGCACTCATAAAAGTGCACTTTGTGATGTGTCCTTCACAACCCTTTCCCTTTAAGGACTTCCTCTCCCGAAGGTCGTGTGCACGTGACCACTGGAAAGCTCCTCAACGCCAGGTATAAATACCTGACTCCTCTGTATCGTCTTCAGTAGCTCTCATAGCAGCCAAGGTAAGGTATCTGCTGActtgaaagatcatgagagagcGAACCTCATCAATGCTTGAAATTACAATACGTTGTCCTGAAAATATCGTTAGACTAGACTTTCCATGCCTAAATGTGATACATTTCAATATCAGAATAAATTATGTGATAGAATATCCTTGCAGAATGTTACATTAGTAAAAGGAATACCTGAGGTAGAAAAAATTTGAATTGCATATCAGTTTTTCGTCAAATACTTTCCCAAAATCAAATATTACGGAACCTGGTTCAAAAACGGCAAAACTCATTCGCATTTATTCCTTCATGCTTTCACAGCAAAACAGTATGAAGGTCCACATTGTCTTGGTCTCTCTGGTAGTTGCCGTCTCGGCCAGGATGCCTTTTGTGCTTCCTGacggtgctgacgtgttcctgaAGGGCCGTTCTCTCGACACCTCCTTCTCCTGCATCAATCGCCCTTATGGCTATTATGCCGACGTCGACAACGACTGCGCCATCTTCCACATCTGCCAACCAATTACTGACGCTGCTGGGCAGGTAAGATGACTCGTTATTATGGTATAGGAAAAATCTTTTAATGTCAATCGGATACTATATAAGAGAATTTTCTTCCATATGATAGTCAACTATATCATACAGATGACTAGTACTGTATAGTCTCATGTAAATGGAATGTTAAAAACTGTCTTCGCACATCACTTCCTTACTTCTCTCTTACAGCTGTTGGAGACGGCCCACTTTTCGTTCATCTGCGGTGAAGATACCATCTTTAGCCAGGGTTCGCTAACCTGCGCCACACCAGATCTGGCGTACCCCTGTTCCGAAGCCTCTTTCCTCTATGAACCCAGTAATGCTGCATTCGGCATTATCGGTGACTTTACCCCCGTTCTCGTCCCCACAGCCCGCCTTGAAGCAACCCCTGTCGAATTCGAAGCTCCTGTTCTCGATTTAGATGAAGAAGAAGCCGACATAATCGTAGAGGTTGTTGAGGAGGAAGAAACAGTTCCTCTCGAAGTTTAATCGGAAACAAGATGATTTGGTTGTTCCATCGTTACTACTACAGTGCTTGTTTGATTGTACATGAGGAAATATCCAagaacttactgttatatttgcCTGTCTCTGATAGTGTGCTGCATGTGTGTTAATCCTAGACAGTCCCACATGATTCAGAATATTTCTTTCACAACTGCAGATGTTGTTTTCAAAAAGTTATATTCTCTAGTCAGCAAAAGGGGATGGCCATGCCTTTACATGGTTACTTTCTTCACATTTCACATTAATTTCTACTCTTTTCGCTGAATGTCAGGAATATGTCTAGCTGATAAAACTTTGAAATAAAGCTTTGACCAATGCGTTTATTTTGATCAGTACTTTCATGAGTTAAGCAAACATAAACTGTGCGACCAAGTGTACATTTTAAAAAAGGATATGGTTTCAGCGCTAAAAGTTTCACCAATAAACGAATATATTTAGTTGCAAATTTCACTAAAGTAAATAATGTTTCGTGCCCGTTTCTGACACTACATTAACCCTGATCAAAATGAAACTGTTTCTTGTGGTTCGTTGATTTTCTGAGTAACGATACTTTTTGAAGAGGAAAACTATGCAAATGATTAATTTAAGAAGAGAAACATTGTAATTTCAGAGTAAACATCTGCTGACAAAATTGCACAGTAATACAGATTCGTCTCTTTCTGTTCTATATAATTATTTTCTGAATGAATTAAATTTTCGAGATAAATCCTTCATAGGTAATTCTGATGATGTGACAAGTTGTCTTGAGACAGTATAATACTTGCTAGTCTTCATAGAAGAAAGTATATTAATGCGCTTGTCCTTGCGTTCGATGGTTTGATTTTCCCCAGCAATACAGAATTGCAGTAGTCCTGTTCAAGTACAAGTTTCTCAAAATAAGATAAAACTCTTCTGTTACTCCCTCAGAGCATTGGTTTTCTACGAAATAATAACACCATTAGTGTTGAGTGATCATTCAATGTATAAACTGCTAAGATTCTCCTGGTGTCGACAAATTATGCTGTGGGAATAGCTTGTGTGGTTCAATGTAGTCATGGGTTGCTCTGAGATACGCGACCTGTTGATGTGTCGCTAAATGGAGAAATGATATGTCTTGTACTTCTTACATGGAACATCATCTTCATGTTTTAGTTTGAAGTGCTTATTCTTCCCCTCCATATGTATTAAAGAAACTCATCAAAGATATGCAATTATCATCATAACTCTCGTGTAATGTCAATACAAATCCGTTAGGCACTGATAAGTATCAAAAGAAAACAGGATGCAACAGATTCAAGATAAAGGATAGGACAAGATATCGCTTAGATGGATAGGTAACACTATCTAAGAACGTGCTGGCAATGGTAGCTGAAGATGATCGCTTTCTCCAGGGCACCTCCCAGCCTCTGTGCCTGGTAGTTACGGTATACGAGGTTGAGGACTgtgtccaccactgacacatgacTACTATGTGTCCGGGTCACTCTCAGACAATTGTAGATCCTCAGTGCCAGGAGAGGTCCATTCCACGAGGAGGAGTAAGTGACTGAGGCAACGCCTGAATGCGTGGTTGTGATGTTACAGCTCTGCAGGTAGAGCTAAATGTTGTGCTCTGTCTTCAGCTTGCTGGATTTCCATCTCGACATCATCCATGAAAATTAAGGGTGTGTAAGGTTAATCTTACAAACAGTAAGCATAATTTTGTATTTTACTTGTGGAAATCCTTTATCAATATTCAGGATGAACAAATACTTTACGGCTCTTCATCACATAGACTGATCTCTTAACAAACACATGGAGAAGTTGAGAGTACAATTCTTTATTACTTTCTATTAAAATCGCGTTCTCTTTTTCATAAAAAATCCGGCTTATTTCTGAGGTAACTGAAATACTCAGCAATCCTGGATATACAGCCATGTAC of Panulirus ornatus isolate Po-2019 unplaced genomic scaffold, ASM3632096v1 CTG_3091_pilon, whole genome shotgun sequence contains these proteins:
- the LOC139748452 gene encoding uncharacterized protein, translated to MKVHIVLVSLVVAVSARMPFVLPDGADVFLKGRSLDTSFSCINRPYGYYADVDNDCAIFHICQPITDAAGQLLETAHFSFICGEDTIFSQGSLTCATPDLAYPCSEASFLYEPSNAAFGIIGDFTPVLVPTARLEATPVEFEAPVLDLDEEEADIIVEVVEEEETVPLEV